The sequence AAGGCGATGAACACCTTGGAAACCGTGGGGCTGCTAGCTTGGTTCATTTGCAACTTCCTGCGCTCAGATATCGAGGCCGGCCTTGCGGGCACGGGCATCCAGGCTTTGGCGGACTTCGTTCAGCGCGGTGGCGCCGCGTTCGCCCAGGGCGAGTTCGGCCACAGGGGCCAGGGCCACGCCGGCATGGTCGGCATGGGCCAGGTACCAGCGTGAGAGCTGGGCGCGGTTGGCGTCGGATTCGGCGGCGGCGACCTTGACCACGGCATCGATCCAGCGCGCGGTCTCGGCATGCCACTCGGGCATGAAGGAGGTGAGCATGGCCACGGCCGTTCCGCCCTGGACGGCCACGTCGTCGTCCACGAAATGGCTGTAGATCAGCGGGTACAGCAGGCCGTCCAGGGCCATGTTCTGGGCCACGAACAGCTCCATGGGGTCTTGCACCACCAGCAGGTCTTCGACCAGATGGCGCAGCGGCTGCCAGGCCGGGTGCTGCATCCAGTCGTTCTTGCCGGCTTCCAGCACACCGGGCTCGTCCATGACCAAGCCCAGGCGCGTGAGGTACTGGGCCACGCCCAGGTGGTCCATGGCATGCATCATGGCCGGGGCCGTGAAGGGCGTGCCGTAGCCGCGCGAGCAGATCTGGCTGTTGTTCATATTGCCGCCCCAGGCCACATGGCGCAGCGGCATCAGCACCTCGCAGACCTTGGCGCGCAGGCCGTCGGGCATCTTGCCGGCCAGGCCGCGCGACTCCACGAACTGGTAGCTGGCCTCCACGGCTTCCTGCTGCTTGGCGCGGGCCATGGTCCAGGTGGCGTAGTAGTACTGGCGCGGATCGCGCAGTGCATTCCAGTCGGCCATGCGGATCGCGGTGCGGCCGGTGTCGAACAGCTCGAACTCGGGCTCCCACAGCGGCCGGTAGTGGAAGTGGTGTGTGGGCTGCACGCCCAGCGTGGCCTCCAGATAGCGCGACGCGGGCTTGTCCCCCGTGTAGGCCGCCACGCGGGCAAAGGTGTTGCGCAGCGGCTGTATTTCGCGCGCCGAAAGCTCGATGTTCATGGGCTTGTCTCCTGTGTGGTCGTGGGATGCGAAAGCGGGTGGCCGCCTCAGAGCACGGTGGCTTTCTGGGTGTGGCAGAAGGCCTGGAAGTCGGCCTCGGTCATGGCGAGTTCCACCGTGAGCTCGGGCCAGCCCACGGAAAACTCGAAGTCCACAAAGCCATTGGCACGCTTTTGCAGCACGCGCACCGAGCGGCGTGTGAGGTCGCAGACGGGAAGGTCGAGGTGGGGTGTTTCCATGCGGGGCTCCTGGCGGGTTGTTGGCCTAGCTGTTGCACGGCCCATGCCAGATCGCTGGAATATCGATAAATCTAGGGTTACTCCCTAAATTTGTGCGCTTGGCCGCGCGCTTTGGCGTGCCAGGTTTCGGGCAAACCCTAGGGATTGGGTGCCGCAGTCCCTTCGCCTAATGCAGTGCAGCATGATCAAATCATCAACACCCAAGGCTGGGGGTTCGCAATTCATGAACTGATTGCTGCCCGAACAATGCGTTTGATGCGGGTCAATCCTCTAGCCGGGATGCATGGTTTTATCGATAGTTTGGAAATGTCACAGCCCATTCCCGCCCTGCCCTCCGATGCCGAC comes from Comamonas sp. GB3 AK4-5 and encodes:
- a CDS encoding aromatic/alkene monooxygenase hydroxylase subunit beta, whose amino-acid sequence is MNIELSAREIQPLRNTFARVAAYTGDKPASRYLEATLGVQPTHHFHYRPLWEPEFELFDTGRTAIRMADWNALRDPRQYYYATWTMARAKQQEAVEASYQFVESRGLAGKMPDGLRAKVCEVLMPLRHVAWGGNMNNSQICSRGYGTPFTAPAMMHAMDHLGVAQYLTRLGLVMDEPGVLEAGKNDWMQHPAWQPLRHLVEDLLVVQDPMELFVAQNMALDGLLYPLIYSHFVDDDVAVQGGTAVAMLTSFMPEWHAETARWIDAVVKVAAAESDANRAQLSRWYLAHADHAGVALAPVAELALGERGATALNEVRQSLDARARKAGLDI
- a CDS encoding phenol hydroxylase subunit → METPHLDLPVCDLTRRSVRVLQKRANGFVDFEFSVGWPELTVELAMTEADFQAFCHTQKATVL